The following proteins are encoded in a genomic region of Xanthomonas cassavae CFBP 4642:
- a CDS encoding GFA family protein — translation MQYAGSCHCGRIAFELETDVPITEVYDCNCSLCRRRGGLLWFGARSQLQLHAVAQELGSYRFNRQHIAHHYCAACGIAPFSEGANPKTGEANVAVNVRCIPDLDLSTLSVQKVDGARL, via the coding sequence ATGCAGTACGCCGGCAGCTGTCATTGCGGACGCATCGCGTTCGAGCTCGAAACCGATGTGCCGATCACCGAAGTCTACGATTGCAACTGCTCGTTGTGCCGCCGTCGCGGCGGGCTGCTGTGGTTTGGCGCGCGCTCACAGTTGCAGCTGCACGCGGTCGCGCAGGAGTTGGGCAGCTATCGCTTCAATCGGCAGCATATTGCGCATCACTACTGCGCAGCGTGCGGCATTGCGCCGTTCAGCGAGGGCGCCAACCCCAAGACCGGGGAAGCCAATGTCGCCGTCAACGTGCGCTGCATTCCCGACCTGGATCTGTCCACGCTGAGCGTGCAGAAGGTCGATGGGGCCCGCCTGTGA